The Eubacteriales bacterium genome window below encodes:
- a CDS encoding DivIVA domain-containing protein: protein MVKLKKTITGKYRPEDVECYIRQVRAELETTLKEQSDRITDLKEENILLKDQLESFKEKEAYILDTMQRAEKMSGDIIDDANLEAAKRLFKVAEREKQLQRLNGVYVDKLVAVKKYISMLLTNIVEVIDT, encoded by the coding sequence ATGGTAAAGTTGAAAAAGACGATAACAGGAAAATATAGGCCCGAAGATGTTGAATGCTATATAAGGCAGGTAAGGGCGGAACTTGAAACTACTCTTAAGGAGCAAAGCGACAGAATAACAGACTTAAAAGAAGAAAACATACTGTTAAAAGACCAACTGGAGTCTTTTAAAGAAAAAGAAGCGTATATATTAGATACCATGCAAAGAGCCGAAAAAATGTCCGGGGATATAATAGACGACGCTAATTTGGAAGCGGCAAAAAGGCTTTTTAAAGTGGCTGAAAGGGAAAAACAATTACAAAGGCTTAATGGTGTATATGTAGATAAGCTCGTAGCAGTAAAAAAATATATATCCATGCTTCTTACAAATATAGTTGAAGTTATAGATACGTAA
- the rpoD gene encoding RNA polymerase sigma factor RpoD, translated as MPSNLKNLNDANDLRTEDEKINKILEAGRSKGSISYKEINDTLDEVEIKPESLEKLLDILERLNIEVTDEDIEPDLKKIEEEPEEVVQDEVFVAPEGVSIDDPVRMYLKEIGKVALLSPAEEIDLAQRMNDGDEAAKRKLAEANLRLVVSIAKRYVGRGMQFLDLIQEGNLGLIKAVEKFDYRKGYKFSTYATWWIRQSITRAIADQARTIRIPVHMVETINKLIRVSRKLLQQYGRDPHPEEIAREMDISKEKVMEIIKIAQEPVSLETPIGEEEDSHLGDFIPDDDVPEPADAAAFTLLKEQLTDVLDTLTPREEKVLRLRFGLDDGRARTLEEVGKEFNVTRERIRQIEAKALRKLRHPSRSKKLRDFLN; from the coding sequence GTGCCGTCGAATTTAAAAAATCTAAATGATGCAAACGACCTACGGACGGAAGATGAAAAAATAAATAAAATTTTAGAGGCAGGGCGTTCTAAAGGTAGTATCAGTTATAAAGAAATCAACGATACGCTGGATGAAGTTGAAATAAAACCGGAATCTTTGGAAAAACTTTTAGATATTTTGGAGCGTCTAAATATTGAAGTTACAGACGAAGATATAGAACCCGACCTTAAAAAGATCGAAGAAGAACCTGAAGAGGTAGTGCAGGATGAGGTATTTGTAGCGCCTGAAGGGGTCAGCATCGATGATCCTGTACGCATGTATCTAAAAGAAATCGGGAAAGTTGCTCTATTATCTCCTGCGGAAGAAATCGATTTAGCACAAAGGATGAACGATGGCGACGAAGCTGCAAAGAGAAAACTAGCCGAAGCTAATTTAAGGTTGGTCGTTAGCATAGCGAAACGTTATGTCGGCCGTGGCATGCAGTTTTTGGATTTGATTCAGGAGGGAAACTTAGGGCTTATAAAAGCCGTTGAAAAGTTCGATTATAGAAAAGGATATAAGTTTTCTACATATGCGACTTGGTGGATACGCCAGTCTATAACCCGCGCTATTGCGGACCAGGCGAGGACGATCCGTATCCCTGTACATATGGTTGAAACTATTAATAAACTAATACGAGTGTCAAGGAAACTGTTGCAGCAGTACGGAAGGGATCCACATCCTGAAGAAATAGCCCGTGAAATGGATATTTCTAAAGAAAAGGTTATGGAAATAATAAAGATAGCACAAGAGCCTGTGTCTTTAGAAACGCCGATAGGTGAAGAAGAAGACAGCCACTTAGGTGACTTTATTCCGGATGACGATGTTCCGGAGCCCGCTGATGCGGCTGCATTTACCCTTTTAAAAGAACAATTAACAGATGTTTTAGATACTTTGACTCCAAGAGAAGAAAAGGTTTTAAGGTTGCGCTTTGGTTTAGATGACGGCCGGGCAAGGACGCTTGAAGAAGTAGGTAAGGAATTTAATGTTACGCGTGAGCGTATTAGACAAATAGAAGCAAAAGCATTGAGAAAATTAAGGCATCCAAGCCGAAGCAAGAAATTGCGGGATTTCCTAAATTAA
- the dnaG gene encoding DNA primase, with the protein MQRLPDNFLSELISKNDIVDVVSKYVTLKQSGVNFWGLCPFHNEKTPSFSVSPQKQMFYCFGCKTGGGVIQFIMKIEKLEFMPAVEFLANRVNMEMPKLVDDENYKRKKQLIKRIYEINKAAALFYHQNLLAEENSKAVSYLNDRGIEKGIIKRFGLGFSPNKSKSLFEHLTGMNFLKSDILAADLARTKDGRVYDTFRNRIMFPIIDTFGQVLAFGGRVMDDKLPKYLNSSDTPVFNKRKNLYAINLIKKQRGLKAAILLEGYMDVISLNAAGIPGTLASLGTSFTREQAYLIKRFCSNVCISYDGDFAGQTAAVKAADILEQCGINVRIITFEQGMDPDDFVRKFGTGAYNKKLSSSLTVMDFRLDRIKEKYDFSKKDDKMDYSVEASKLLSNEKSPVKVERYAKRLSNETGFSVDAILRQIKSYSGDENSVGNIRYNNIAGEHSSEHANRTERALILCLIRNRELLNKASKDIKDEMIVDKFNKKIFNLLIDSIKKGVLLSNAELITKLSNDEEITYLSRLVLEDEEQSYDEEYYDNLRKKLIVADLNRQREKIIEKLSSVDSDPKLLAELSSIDKRIYDEKL; encoded by the coding sequence ATGCAAAGACTGCCGGACAACTTTTTATCCGAGCTTATAAGTAAAAACGATATAGTAGACGTCGTTTCAAAATATGTAACGCTTAAACAAAGCGGCGTTAACTTCTGGGGGCTGTGCCCTTTTCACAATGAAAAGACGCCGTCTTTTTCTGTTAGCCCACAAAAACAGATGTTTTATTGCTTTGGCTGCAAAACCGGAGGCGGTGTTATCCAGTTTATCATGAAGATAGAGAAGCTCGAGTTTATGCCGGCTGTAGAGTTTTTGGCAAACAGGGTAAACATGGAGATGCCGAAACTTGTAGATGATGAGAATTACAAGAGAAAAAAACAGCTTATCAAACGCATTTATGAGATAAATAAAGCTGCGGCGCTATTTTACCATCAAAACCTGCTGGCAGAAGAAAATTCAAAGGCAGTCTCTTATTTAAATGATAGAGGTATAGAAAAGGGAATAATAAAACGTTTCGGCCTTGGATTTTCACCAAATAAAAGTAAAAGCTTATTTGAACATCTAACGGGTATGAATTTTTTGAAAAGCGATATTTTAGCCGCCGACCTTGCGCGCACTAAAGACGGGCGTGTTTACGATACATTCAGAAACCGTATAATGTTTCCGATAATAGATACTTTTGGACAAGTGCTTGCTTTTGGCGGAAGGGTTATGGACGATAAGCTGCCAAAATATCTAAATTCTTCAGACACGCCTGTATTTAACAAACGTAAGAACCTTTATGCAATAAATTTAATAAAAAAACAAAGGGGATTAAAGGCTGCAATTTTACTGGAAGGGTATATGGACGTTATTTCCCTTAACGCCGCGGGGATACCAGGGACTCTGGCCTCGCTTGGGACTTCGTTTACCCGTGAACAGGCGTATCTTATAAAAAGGTTCTGCTCAAACGTATGTATATCATATGACGGGGATTTTGCAGGGCAGACCGCGGCAGTGAAAGCAGCGGATATTCTGGAACAGTGCGGCATAAACGTGCGTATTATAACGTTTGAGCAGGGTATGGATCCAGATGATTTTGTTAGGAAATTTGGTACGGGGGCCTATAACAAAAAACTCAGTTCGTCTCTTACTGTAATGGACTTTAGGCTTGACAGGATAAAAGAAAAATACGATTTTTCAAAAAAAGACGATAAGATGGACTATTCCGTTGAAGCCTCTAAGCTTTTGTCTAATGAAAAAAGCCCGGTTAAGGTAGAGAGGTATGCAAAGAGATTAAGCAATGAAACAGGATTTAGTGTGGATGCTATTCTTAGGCAGATAAAAAGTTATTCAGGCGATGAGAATAGCGTTGGAAATATAAGGTATAATAATATTGCGGGTGAACACTCAAGTGAGCATGCGAATAGAACGGAAAGGGCGTTAATATTATGCCTTATCCGCAATAGGGAGTTGCTAAATAAGGCAAGTAAAGACATAAAAGACGAAATGATTGTAGATAAATTCAATAAAAAGATATTTAATCTACTAATTGATAGTATAAAAAAAGGAGTTTTGCTGTCAAATGCAGAATTAATAACAAAGTTATCTAATGATGAAGAAATTACTTATCTCTCAAGGCTGGTTCTTGAGGATGAAGAACAAAGTTACGACGAAGAATATTATGATAACTTGAGAAAGAAACTTATCGTAGCAGATTTAAATAGACAAAGAGAAAAAATCATTGAGAAATTAAGCAGCGTGGATTCAGATCCTAAGTTGCTTGCAGAGCTTTCTTCAATAGATAAACGAATTTACGATGAGAAACTTTAA
- the lgt gene encoding prolipoprotein diacylglyceryl transferase, giving the protein MDESRVAFYIFNKPIYWYAIIIVAGIIAATIIAVREARKKGYNADMILDFIILALPLAIIGARIYYVAFEWELYSSDLLSILYIWNGGLALYGGLIGGIIAAIIFCKWKKVPFGDLIDIVAPSIVLAQAVGRWGNFANQEAFGAAVTNPSLQFFPLAVYIDSLSGWYMATFFYESIWNLGVFFALLQYRKKPRERGNVFALYLMLYGIGRAIIEGFRTDSLYLIRWGNAESVYNSVIFDGIRISQLLSLLMVAGAIAYFIWRRHHALKELAYSGEAYSIEYELKQREKLNALKDEKKIKNNIKHKKTDDVDSNQGDSGNTVSKPES; this is encoded by the coding sequence AGTCGCATTTTATATTTTTAATAAACCCATATACTGGTATGCGATCATAATAGTTGCGGGTATTATTGCGGCTACGATAATAGCAGTACGTGAAGCAAGAAAAAAAGGCTACAATGCCGATATGATACTCGATTTTATTATTTTGGCGCTGCCTTTGGCAATCATAGGTGCAAGAATTTACTATGTAGCATTTGAGTGGGAACTATATTCAAGCGATTTATTAAGCATCCTTTATATATGGAATGGTGGGCTAGCATTGTACGGGGGCTTGATAGGCGGAATAATCGCCGCAATTATTTTTTGCAAGTGGAAAAAAGTCCCGTTTGGGGATTTAATAGATATAGTGGCTCCCTCCATTGTATTGGCGCAGGCAGTTGGCCGCTGGGGCAACTTTGCTAATCAAGAGGCATTCGGAGCCGCAGTTACTAATCCTTCGCTGCAGTTTTTCCCGTTAGCAGTATATATCGATTCTTTAAGCGGCTGGTATATGGCCACATTCTTCTACGAATCTATATGGAATTTAGGTGTATTTTTCGCGCTGCTTCAATATAGAAAGAAACCAAGGGAACGCGGCAATGTATTCGCCTTATATCTAATGCTTTACGGAATAGGCAGGGCTATAATTGAAGGCTTTAGAACGGACAGTTTATATCTTATCCGCTGGGGAAATGCCGAATCTGTCTATAATTCAGTGATATTCGACGGCATCAGGATATCGCAGCTTTTAAGCCTGCTGATGGTTGCCGGTGCCATAGCATATTTTATTTGGAGGAGGCACCACGCACTAAAAGAACTAGCTTACAGTGGCGAAGCATATTCTATTGAATATGAACTTAAGCAAAGGGAGAAGCTAAATGCTTTAAAAGATGAAAAGAAAATAAAGAATAATATTAAACATAAAAAAACTGACGATGTAGATAGCAACCAGGGTGATTCAGGCAATACGGTAAGCAAGCCTGAAAGTTAA
- a CDS encoding class I SAM-dependent methyltransferase has product MRNSVRLNALLNISPQIETIADIGCDHALLTIKFIKSAKAKKGIASDISEKSIKKAVFYLEQENFKNSVSLRVGDGLSVLKEGEADLIAICGLGGDLISNIIRGNIKIAKSADYLLISPHTSVAALRKCLNEAGFKILNEDLVKDGRWIYQLMLYVPGYEETYSENELEFGRINIKKGGPYLKQLIKKRIHEMQKMGQTANGSTSKRAVSAYKTSVKRLGELKELLKKYETM; this is encoded by the coding sequence GTGAGGAATTCAGTCCGTTTAAATGCCCTTTTGAATATTTCTCCGCAAATTGAAACCATTGCCGATATAGGGTGCGACCATGCGCTCTTAACCATAAAGTTTATAAAATCCGCTAAAGCTAAAAAAGGTATTGCAAGTGACATTAGTGAAAAATCCATAAAAAAGGCCGTTTTTTATTTAGAACAGGAAAATTTTAAGAACAGTGTTAGCTTAAGGGTAGGAGACGGGCTTTCTGTACTTAAGGAAGGCGAGGCAGACCTTATTGCCATTTGCGGACTCGGCGGAGATTTGATTTCAAATATAATTAGGGGTAACATCAAAATTGCAAAAAGTGCAGACTATCTGCTCATAAGCCCGCACACATCTGTAGCTGCTTTGAGAAAATGTCTGAATGAGGCAGGCTTTAAAATATTGAATGAAGATTTAGTCAAAGATGGCAGATGGATATACCAATTAATGCTTTATGTACCAGGTTATGAAGAGACATATTCGGAAAACGAACTGGAGTTTGGACGGATCAATATAAAAAAAGGCGGGCCTTATTTAAAACAGCTGATAAAAAAAAGGATACACGAGATGCAAAAAATGGGGCAGACCGCAAATGGGTCTACCTCAAAACGGGCGGTAAGCGCGTACAAAACGTCAGTTAAAAGGCTTGGGGAATTAAAGGAGTTGTTGAAAAAATATGAAACCATGTGA
- a CDS encoding deoxyguanosinetriphosphate triphosphohydrolase, with protein sequence MGREKPIAPCDIRTEFQRDKDRILHCKSFRRLKHKTQVFLTPDGDHYRTRLTHTLEVSQIARTIARALRLNEDLSEAISLGHDLGHTPFGHAGERVLDEITGHFAHNEQSLRIVEHLENGEGLNLTFEVRDGILNHKKGLKPITLEGVVVNFSDRIAYINHDIDDAIRAKIISLNDIPKECRSLGLTHGQRIDSMIRDIITNSFMKDQIIMSNEVSEKTDILREFMFKNVYIGSAAKVEEKKAEQMVATLYNYFLNNIDALPEETRNMIDKYGKETCTLDYISGMTDRFAIKTFSDLFLPCGWHSY encoded by the coding sequence TTGGGCAGGGAAAAGCCTATCGCTCCGTGCGACATACGTACAGAATTTCAAAGGGATAAAGACCGTATTTTGCATTGCAAGTCTTTTAGAAGGCTAAAGCATAAGACGCAGGTGTTTTTAACGCCGGATGGAGATCATTACAGGACAAGGCTTACACATACGCTTGAAGTCTCGCAGATAGCGAGGACTATAGCTCGTGCTTTAAGATTAAATGAGGATTTATCAGAGGCTATCTCGCTGGGGCATGATTTAGGGCATACTCCTTTTGGACATGCAGGCGAGCGGGTCTTAGATGAGATAACAGGGCATTTTGCACATAATGAACAGAGCCTTAGGATCGTAGAACATTTAGAAAACGGCGAAGGGCTTAATTTGACTTTTGAAGTTAGAGACGGTATATTAAACCATAAAAAGGGTTTAAAGCCAATAACTCTTGAAGGCGTAGTAGTAAACTTTTCGGACAGGATCGCATATATAAACCACGATATAGACGATGCCATCCGCGCAAAGATCATAAGCTTAAATGATATCCCCAAAGAATGTAGGAGCTTGGGGCTGACACATGGCCAGCGCATCGACTCCATGATAAGGGATATAATTACTAACAGCTTTATGAAAGACCAAATTATAATGTCCAACGAAGTCAGTGAAAAAACTGATATTTTACGGGAATTCATGTTTAAAAATGTTTATATAGGTTCTGCTGCAAAGGTTGAAGAAAAAAAGGCGGAACAGATGGTAGCAACGCTTTACAATTATTTTTTAAATAATATAGATGCGCTTCCAGAAGAAACAAGAAATATGATAGACAAATACGGCAAAGAAACCTGCACGCTAGATTACATATCAGGCATGACAGACAGATTCGCGATAAAAACTTTCAGCGACTTATTTTTACCATGCGGCTGGCATAGTTATTAA